A portion of the Halobacterium zhouii genome contains these proteins:
- a CDS encoding DegT/DnrJ/EryC1/StrS family aminotransferase, translated as MSTIPIADPRLDGDERERVIDVLDGGQLADGPEVRAFEDEFADYCDADHGVATSNGTTALHAMLRAAGVGPGDRVVTTPFTFVATANAVRHVGAEPLFVDVDPETYNIDPYATEDLIRRLDGSVDAILAVHLFGLPANMGALREVADTYDCTLLADACQAHGAEYDGRRVGTHADAACFSFYPTKNMTTGEGGMVTTDDEGIAARTRSFIDHGRTGSGTYDHADVGHNFRMTSVAAAIGRAQLEQLPGFVEDRRANAAFLTDLLRESAVTTPHEPRGSSHVYNQYTVRSDDRDGLREHLEEADVDTAVYYPTPVHQQPAYSEVAADVPVAERLADEVVSLPVHPGLSGDDLERVANAVTEYGER; from the coding sequence ATGAGCACGATACCAATCGCAGACCCGAGACTCGACGGAGACGAACGCGAACGCGTCATCGACGTGCTCGACGGCGGCCAGCTCGCGGACGGCCCCGAGGTGCGCGCGTTCGAGGACGAGTTCGCTGACTACTGTGACGCCGACCACGGCGTCGCCACCTCGAACGGCACCACGGCGCTCCACGCGATGCTGCGGGCGGCCGGCGTGGGTCCCGGCGACCGCGTCGTCACCACGCCGTTCACGTTCGTCGCCACCGCGAACGCCGTCCGGCACGTCGGCGCGGAGCCGCTGTTCGTGGACGTCGACCCCGAGACGTACAACATCGACCCGTACGCGACCGAGGACCTCATCCGCCGGCTGGACGGCTCCGTGGACGCGATTCTCGCGGTCCACCTGTTCGGCCTGCCTGCCAACATGGGGGCGCTCCGCGAAGTCGCGGACACGTACGACTGCACACTGCTCGCGGACGCCTGCCAGGCTCACGGCGCCGAGTACGACGGCCGGCGCGTCGGCACGCACGCGGACGCCGCGTGTTTCTCATTCTACCCGACGAAGAACATGACGACCGGCGAGGGCGGCATGGTCACGACCGACGACGAGGGTATAGCGGCCCGCACACGGAGTTTCATCGACCACGGACGCACGGGGTCTGGGACGTACGACCACGCAGACGTCGGGCACAACTTCCGGATGACGAGCGTGGCGGCCGCCATCGGTCGCGCGCAACTCGAACAGTTGCCCGGGTTCGTCGAGGACCGCCGCGCGAACGCGGCGTTCCTCACGGACCTGCTGCGAGAGTCGGCGGTCACGACACCTCACGAGCCGCGGGGGTCCTCGCACGTCTACAACCAGTACACGGTGCGTTCGGACGACCGCGACGGCCTGCGAGAACACCTCGAAGAGGCCGACGTGGACACCGCCGTCTACTACCCGACGCCCGTCCACCAGCAGCCCGCGTACAGCGAAGTCGCCGCCGACGTGCCGGTCGCTGAGAGACTCGCCGACGAGGTGGTGTCGCTGCCCGTCCACCCGGGGCTGTCCGGCGACGACCTGGAGCGAGTGGCGAACGCGGTCACGGAGTACGGGGAACGATGA
- a CDS encoding DapH/DapD/GlmU-related protein: MTDATVGADGVIQAGVTLGDPDGQSRGEPPVIGRNATIRSGTVIYPNVVVGDNFVTGHDALVREDTTIGDDVVVGTQTVVDGDTSVGDRVSMQTGVYVPTNTTIERDVFLGPNATLTNDPHPLREECELVGPTLEHDVSVGANATLLPDVTVGERSFVAAGAVVTEDVPPETLAVGTPAEFESLPGPLDAPNR; the protein is encoded by the coding sequence GTGACCGATGCTACGGTCGGCGCCGACGGCGTGATCCAGGCCGGCGTGACGCTCGGCGACCCCGACGGGCAGAGTCGAGGCGAGCCGCCGGTCATCGGCCGAAACGCCACGATACGCTCGGGCACGGTCATCTATCCGAACGTCGTCGTCGGGGACAATTTCGTCACCGGCCACGACGCGCTCGTCCGCGAAGACACGACCATCGGCGACGACGTCGTCGTCGGCACGCAGACCGTCGTCGATGGCGACACGAGCGTCGGCGACCGCGTGAGCATGCAGACCGGCGTGTACGTCCCGACGAACACGACCATCGAGCGCGACGTCTTCCTCGGCCCCAACGCGACGCTCACGAACGACCCGCACCCACTCCGCGAGGAGTGTGAACTAGTCGGCCCGACGCTCGAACACGACGTCTCGGTCGGCGCGAACGCGACGCTACTCCCCGACGTCACGGTCGGAGAGCGGTCGTTCGTCGCTGCCGGCGCGGTCGTCACCGAAGACGTCCCACCGGAGACCCTCGCCGTCGGGACGCCCGCGGAGTTCGAGTCGCTCCCCGGCCCCCTCGACGCCCCCAACAGATGA
- a CDS encoding polysaccharide deacetylase family protein yields the protein MGTVVISVDAELGWGFHDLANPPARRVAAARGGWQRLLSLFDAHDVPATWAVVGHLFERHCDRTHADHPLGPDWFRRERGSWRDRPDLRFGRGLITDVRDADVGHELASHTYSHVQFGDVTRDVARAEVEASVAAAREFGVDTHSFVFPRNNVAHQDVLADAGIRCYRGANPSPASSVEKLRNALVDSRSPPLVHPERDEHGLVNVPASLFLYGFEDRPRDIVTPVRGDPILRQVEAGLDAAASDEGVLHLWLHPNNLVDASAERRMNRVLTAVAAHRDAGDVTVETMQAVAERTASASSERAAAGRTARHDC from the coding sequence ATGGGAACCGTCGTCATCAGCGTGGACGCCGAACTCGGCTGGGGCTTCCACGACCTCGCAAACCCACCAGCCCGCCGCGTCGCGGCCGCCCGGGGTGGCTGGCAGCGTCTCCTCTCGTTGTTCGACGCGCACGACGTGCCCGCGACGTGGGCCGTCGTCGGGCACCTCTTCGAGCGGCACTGCGACCGCACGCACGCCGACCACCCGCTCGGCCCCGACTGGTTCCGCCGGGAGCGCGGGTCGTGGCGCGACCGCCCCGACCTGCGGTTCGGGCGCGGACTCATCACGGACGTGCGGGACGCCGACGTCGGCCACGAGCTCGCCAGTCACACGTACAGTCACGTACAGTTCGGCGACGTGACGCGTGACGTCGCGCGGGCAGAGGTCGAGGCGAGCGTCGCGGCGGCACGCGAGTTCGGCGTGGACACTCATTCCTTCGTCTTCCCGCGGAACAACGTCGCCCACCAGGACGTGCTCGCTGACGCAGGCATCCGGTGTTACCGCGGCGCGAACCCGTCGCCCGCGTCGAGCGTCGAGAAACTCCGGAACGCGCTCGTAGACTCCCGGTCCCCCCCGCTCGTCCACCCGGAACGTGACGAACACGGCCTCGTCAACGTGCCGGCGTCGTTGTTCCTCTACGGGTTCGAGGACCGACCGCGGGACATCGTCACGCCAGTGCGTGGTGACCCAATTCTCCGTCAGGTAGAGGCGGGCCTCGACGCCGCCGCCAGCGACGAGGGCGTCCTCCACCTCTGGTTGCACCCGAACAATCTCGTCGACGCCTCGGCTGAACGTCGCATGAACCGCGTGCTGACGGCCGTGGCGGCGCACCGCGACGCGGGCGATGTGACCGTCGAGACGATGCAGGCGGTCGCCGAGCGGACGGCGTCCGCGTCCTCGGAGCGGGCGGCGGCCGGCAGGACGGCGCGACACGACTGCTGA
- a CDS encoding ATP-grasp domain-containing protein yields the protein MRERTGASDEIPAALIPALEAGGSLACVRSLGRRGVPTVLLSHRGDEPVLESKHATETVTVPDPQTAYREYRDAVLDVAAREDVVTFLPLRDIDVHLLADARDALDDHLSLPVADPETLRTASDRVRLFAAADEAGVAGPETALLDEWNDWSGRTVVKPRHGVFVADGRADYRAKPEFFDGERPDVDRLVETMGHVPVVQSYVPAGPEQGFFALCDHGEPVATFQHHRVRSYSYSGGASVYRESAEDADLASAGLAVLEQLDWHGPAMVEFRRDERDGTPQLLEVNPRFWGSLALAVHAGVDFPWLYYQLARGRSPDLVESYRVGVGSHVLTGELSYLYSVATDDHAHQEPPWLPGEVARVARSLATDRNFDVLSRRDPRPFVATAVRLLASQ from the coding sequence GTGAGGGAGCGAACAGGAGCCAGCGACGAGATACCGGCGGCGCTGATTCCAGCGCTCGAGGCCGGCGGTAGCCTGGCCTGCGTGCGGTCGCTGGGTCGTCGCGGGGTGCCCACGGTCCTGCTCTCGCACCGCGGCGACGAACCCGTACTCGAATCGAAGCACGCGACGGAGACCGTCACCGTGCCGGATCCACAGACGGCGTACCGGGAGTACCGGGACGCGGTGCTCGACGTCGCGGCGCGCGAGGACGTGGTGACGTTCCTGCCGTTGCGGGACATCGACGTCCACCTGCTCGCGGACGCCCGCGACGCCCTCGACGACCACCTCTCGCTCCCCGTCGCGGACCCGGAGACGCTACGGACGGCGAGTGACCGCGTGCGTCTTTTCGCCGCCGCCGACGAGGCAGGCGTCGCTGGACCGGAGACCGCGCTGCTCGACGAGTGGAACGACTGGAGCGGGCGAACGGTCGTGAAGCCACGGCACGGCGTGTTCGTGGCGGACGGCCGCGCCGACTACCGCGCGAAACCGGAGTTCTTCGACGGCGAGCGGCCGGACGTCGACCGCCTCGTGGAGACGATGGGCCACGTACCGGTCGTGCAGTCCTACGTCCCCGCCGGCCCCGAGCAGGGTTTTTTCGCGCTGTGCGACCACGGCGAGCCGGTGGCGACGTTCCAACACCACCGCGTCCGCAGTTACAGTTACAGCGGCGGCGCGAGCGTCTACCGCGAATCAGCCGAGGACGCAGACCTCGCTTCGGCGGGACTGGCCGTGCTCGAACAGCTCGACTGGCACGGCCCCGCGATGGTGGAGTTCCGGCGCGACGAGCGCGACGGCACCCCGCAACTGCTCGAGGTGAACCCCCGGTTCTGGGGGTCGCTCGCGCTCGCCGTTCACGCCGGCGTCGACTTCCCGTGGCTCTACTACCAGCTCGCGCGCGGCCGCTCCCCGGACCTCGTCGAGTCCTACCGCGTCGGCGTCGGCAGCCACGTCCTCACCGGCGAATTGAGTTACCTCTACAGCGTCGCCACGGACGACCACGCCCACCAGGAGCCGCCGTGGCTGCCGGGCGAAGTGGCGCGCGTCGCTCGCTCGCTCGCGACCGACCGCAACTTCGACGTGCTGTCGCGGCGCGACCCGCGGCCGTTCGTCGCGACGGCAGTGCGACTGCTCGCATCCCAGTAG
- a CDS encoding low molecular weight phosphatase family protein codes for MSTIRAEDLTERANELATLGARRLRLAAVRAWLLCTPDARALDHERALDAVPEDPHVLFVCLGNICRSPFAARFAEREAERRGVPLTASSTGFIQRTGRPTPAPGVSVAAEYGVDLTKHRSTVLDESALAAADVAFVMDARNYRDLTRAHPESDPFFLRPLATRQPHAFEVSDPDREGRAAFERAYSTIAKAVRALVADQADRTEPAQEPEPVEP; via the coding sequence GTGAGCACGATACGCGCTGAGGACCTGACCGAGCGCGCCAACGAACTGGCGACCCTGGGCGCACGCCGCCTCCGCCTCGCGGCGGTCCGCGCGTGGTTGCTCTGCACGCCAGACGCGCGAGCGCTCGACCACGAGCGGGCGCTCGACGCGGTCCCCGAGGACCCCCACGTGTTGTTCGTCTGCCTCGGGAACATCTGCCGGAGTCCCTTCGCCGCGCGGTTCGCGGAGCGGGAGGCCGAGCGCCGCGGCGTCCCGCTGACCGCGTCGTCCACGGGGTTCATCCAGCGGACCGGGCGTCCGACGCCCGCGCCGGGGGTCTCCGTCGCCGCGGAGTACGGCGTCGACCTCACGAAACACCGCTCGACGGTACTCGACGAGTCGGCCCTGGCGGCCGCCGACGTGGCGTTCGTGATGGACGCGCGGAACTACCGCGACCTGACGCGGGCACACCCCGAGAGCGACCCGTTCTTCCTGCGACCGCTCGCGACGCGCCAACCCCACGCCTTCGAGGTGTCGGACCCCGACCGGGAGGGACGGGCGGCGTTCGAGCGCGCCTACAGCACCATCGCGAAGGCGGTTCGCGCACTGGTCGCCGACCAGGCCGACCGGACCGAACCGGCCCAAGAGCCGGAACCGGTCGAACCGTGA
- a CDS encoding GNAT family N-acetyltransferase translates to MAAAVSTRQHQDGYVTRPFERADTQEFLELYDDVFGGGSREWFEWKYENNPYADEIPVFVVEHETDGIVAARPQVPFEMRVNGRTVPAIRFGDTMVHEDHRRNGLFQRSTEHALEYYADKGVAFGFNFPNALSRPGYLESGGRVIAKVPTAYRVQNPTGFLDRDVPGPLATALRSGAQAILGARAAVSDTSGFDVERHDAIPAALLESLYERAVPPSIHASRDERFYGWRFENPNWEYHAYVARDGDRPVAGLVTGTGAPVDSQMTNVMEVMPLSGGRERTRALNALFSCVTTDHADSDTIVVAGRSVPESVLSTHGFLRDDRPPLSLATTRTRLVGYDVAGDEPWSAAGVDLTEPRNWRVNLSEHDTR, encoded by the coding sequence ATGGCAGCAGCGGTGAGTACGCGACAGCACCAGGACGGCTACGTGACGCGCCCGTTCGAACGCGCCGACACCCAGGAGTTCCTCGAACTCTACGACGACGTGTTCGGCGGCGGGAGTCGCGAATGGTTCGAGTGGAAGTACGAGAACAACCCCTACGCGGACGAGATACCCGTGTTCGTCGTCGAACACGAGACCGACGGCATCGTCGCCGCGCGCCCCCAGGTTCCCTTCGAGATGCGCGTGAACGGGCGTACGGTGCCGGCGATCCGGTTCGGCGACACGATGGTCCATGAGGACCACCGCCGGAACGGGCTGTTCCAGCGCTCAACCGAGCACGCCCTCGAGTACTACGCCGACAAGGGGGTGGCCTTCGGCTTCAACTTCCCGAACGCGTTGTCGCGCCCGGGCTACCTGGAGTCCGGCGGGCGGGTCATCGCGAAGGTGCCGACGGCGTACCGCGTGCAGAACCCCACTGGATTCCTCGACAGGGACGTTCCCGGCCCACTCGCCACGGCCCTCCGGTCCGGCGCGCAGGCGATTCTCGGCGCGCGCGCTGCGGTGAGCGACACGAGTGGCTTCGACGTCGAGCGCCACGACGCGATCCCCGCAGCCCTACTGGAATCCCTGTACGAGCGAGCGGTCCCGCCGAGCATCCACGCGTCCCGCGACGAGCGGTTCTACGGGTGGCGCTTCGAGAATCCGAACTGGGAGTACCACGCGTACGTCGCCCGCGACGGCGACCGACCGGTGGCGGGCCTGGTCACGGGGACCGGCGCACCCGTGGACAGCCAGATGACAAACGTGATGGAGGTGATGCCACTCTCCGGCGGACGGGAGCGCACGAGAGCCCTGAACGCGCTGTTCTCGTGCGTCACCACAGACCACGCCGACAGCGACACGATCGTCGTCGCCGGGCGGAGCGTTCCGGAGTCCGTGCTGTCGACCCACGGCTTCCTGCGGGACGACCGTCCGCCGCTCTCGCTCGCGACGACGCGCACGCGACTCGTGGGATACGACGTCGCCGGCGACGAACCGTGGTCGGCGGCGGGCGTCGACCTCACCGAACCCCGGAACTGGCGGGTGAACCTGAGTGAGCACGATACGCGCTGA
- a CDS encoding 3-keto-5-aminohexanoate cleavage protein — MTYQDYLERKPLILTVATTGGVHGKDSNPNLPEQPEEIAQQVRECEKAGAAIVHVHGRDEHGENDASRLQAVNDAIRAECEDIVIQNTTGGQSSLEKRLQGIRTDPQPEMASLDMGPFNRDQHIITQHTRHNIEALAKEMREKGIKPELEVFNNGHLNETHQLVEKGLLEEPYYVNIIFGSGTFSMPSPENVLNLVRNLPEGAEFNLLATGQHQLPLTTLAIILGGHVRVGMEDNLYYERGQQAESNAQLVRRTARIAEELGRDLATPDEAREILGIPE, encoded by the coding sequence ATGACATACCAGGACTACTTGGAGCGGAAACCGCTCATTCTGACGGTGGCGACGACCGGCGGCGTGCACGGAAAGGACAGCAACCCGAATCTCCCCGAGCAACCCGAGGAGATTGCCCAGCAGGTCCGCGAGTGCGAGAAAGCGGGCGCGGCCATCGTCCACGTTCACGGCCGCGACGAACACGGCGAGAACGACGCGAGTCGCCTGCAGGCGGTGAACGACGCGATCCGCGCGGAGTGTGAGGACATCGTCATCCAGAACACGACCGGTGGTCAGAGCAGCCTCGAGAAGCGATTACAGGGCATCCGGACGGACCCACAGCCGGAGATGGCGAGCCTCGACATGGGGCCGTTCAACCGCGACCAGCACATCATCACCCAGCACACCCGTCACAACATCGAGGCGCTCGCGAAGGAGATGCGCGAGAAGGGCATCAAGCCGGAACTCGAGGTGTTCAACAACGGCCACCTGAACGAGACCCACCAACTCGTCGAGAAGGGGCTACTCGAGGAGCCGTACTACGTGAACATCATCTTCGGGAGCGGCACGTTCTCGATGCCGAGCCCGGAGAACGTCCTGAATCTCGTCCGAAACCTCCCCGAGGGCGCGGAGTTCAACCTGCTCGCGACCGGCCAGCACCAGCTCCCGCTGACGACGCTCGCCATCATCCTCGGCGGGCACGTGCGCGTCGGCATGGAGGACAATCTCTACTACGAGCGCGGCCAGCAGGCCGAGAGCAACGCCCAGCTCGTGCGGCGGACCGCGCGCATCGCCGAGGAACTCGGGCGCGACCTGGCGACGCCCGACGAAGCCCGCGAGATACTCGGCATCCCCGAGTGA
- a CDS encoding right-handed parallel beta-helix repeat-containing protein, giving the protein MASDESQSYDDKDILTSRRGFAKLLASGVAGASLLSAGAVDRAAAATTVNLGDEGLQSGDVIDDYLAQHLESGVEVRVPAGTYEWQGSGLDGSYQNAALVGEGDVSFDFTGDYWNVNAFAVGGGDFTIRNVTVRGPINSNDNKSRFRFDARDPDSTVTLDNFNLPDGEEGKGRAIGIYVGHEHQGHVHLTNCHVEGFPNNGLYAGPYGKPDGGGGQVTVEKSFFKNNNIDAVRLGGTGDTIRDCVIVQDEVPAYYNGAKSGRGVRVRYPGENVTIENVHITSNASSPFLVPSRANGPSGNVKNLYIENNTGGTAAYVESGSFTADTVHVTGSGNQNVTGFESATNVVSGSSAESPATSLSELDIDIGSGDITDGTSTDSGGESTGTTDSDDTSGNGSSGGDTSSLEHTLTVEGSTSGEKHYHFETSGEVQAGSMINPDDTVNTSSVDGTMFSSVDSYQFSGKVTEFTSDNLDELTVYVDGNRVDPASFNSYPNEIVFEGWGQSAKDYAFAVSGEVDAGGDINPDDSVSESSVDGAVWWSVDHYSFSGDLTELNVPAPDDVTVTVNGTEIDPAEFGSEPLPNRLVVDGTRATGEATYSFEVSDTVEKSTDLGDLEASDQISGTTVTGTVGDELDAYRFAGDLESVDVDGAALITIEQTN; this is encoded by the coding sequence ATGGCATCAGACGAAAGCCAAAGTTATGATGATAAAGATATACTTACCAGCCGGCGCGGCTTCGCGAAACTGCTCGCGAGCGGCGTCGCTGGTGCCTCGCTGCTGTCCGCCGGCGCTGTCGACAGGGCGGCCGCAGCGACCACGGTCAACCTCGGCGACGAGGGACTGCAGAGCGGGGACGTAATCGACGATTACCTCGCCCAGCACCTCGAGAGCGGCGTGGAAGTTCGTGTCCCCGCTGGCACGTACGAGTGGCAGGGCAGCGGTCTCGACGGGAGCTACCAGAACGCCGCGCTCGTCGGCGAGGGCGACGTCTCTTTCGACTTCACTGGCGACTACTGGAACGTGAACGCCTTCGCGGTGGGTGGCGGCGACTTCACCATCCGGAACGTCACCGTCCGCGGGCCGATCAACTCGAACGACAATAAGAGCCGATTCCGCTTCGACGCCCGGGACCCGGACTCGACGGTCACGCTCGACAACTTCAACCTCCCCGACGGCGAGGAGGGGAAGGGTCGCGCCATCGGCATCTACGTCGGCCACGAGCACCAGGGCCACGTCCACCTCACCAACTGCCACGTCGAGGGCTTCCCGAACAACGGCCTCTACGCCGGCCCGTACGGCAAGCCGGACGGCGGCGGCGGGCAGGTCACCGTCGAGAAGTCCTTCTTCAAGAACAACAACATCGACGCCGTCCGCCTCGGCGGCACCGGGGACACCATTCGGGACTGTGTCATCGTCCAGGACGAGGTGCCCGCCTACTACAACGGCGCGAAGAGCGGGCGCGGCGTCCGCGTGCGCTACCCCGGCGAGAACGTCACCATCGAGAACGTCCACATCACGTCGAACGCCTCCTCGCCGTTCCTCGTGCCCTCGCGAGCGAACGGACCGAGCGGGAACGTGAAGAACCTCTACATCGAGAACAACACCGGCGGGACGGCGGCCTACGTCGAGAGCGGGTCGTTCACCGCTGACACCGTCCACGTCACCGGGAGCGGGAACCAGAACGTCACCGGCTTCGAGTCCGCCACGAACGTGGTCTCCGGGTCCAGCGCCGAATCCCCGGCCACGTCGCTGTCCGAACTCGACATCGACATCGGCAGTGGGGACATCACGGACGGCACGTCCACCGACTCCGGGGGTGAAAGTACTGGAACGACCGACTCCGATGACACGTCGGGAAACGGGAGTAGCGGGGGCGACACGTCCTCGCTCGAGCACACACTCACCGTCGAGGGATCCACGTCCGGCGAGAAGCACTACCACTTCGAGACGTCCGGGGAGGTCCAGGCCGGTTCGATGATCAACCCGGACGACACCGTCAACACGAGTTCCGTCGACGGCACGATGTTCTCCTCGGTCGACAGCTACCAGTTCTCCGGGAAGGTCACGGAGTTCACGAGCGACAACCTCGACGAACTGACGGTGTACGTCGACGGGAACAGGGTAGACCCTGCGTCGTTCAACAGTTACCCCAACGAGATCGTCTTCGAGGGATGGGGGCAGTCGGCTAAGGACTACGCCTTCGCCGTCTCGGGCGAGGTCGACGCCGGGGGCGACATCAACCCGGACGACAGCGTCTCCGAGAGCTCGGTCGACGGCGCCGTCTGGTGGAGCGTCGACCACTACTCGTTCTCCGGGGACCTCACGGAGCTGAACGTGCCCGCGCCGGACGACGTCACCGTCACCGTGAACGGAACGGAGATCGACCCCGCAGAGTTCGGGTCCGAGCCGCTCCCCAACCGCCTCGTCGTGGACGGCACGCGAGCAACCGGTGAGGCGACGTACTCCTTCGAGGTGAGCGACACCGTCGAGAAGAGCACCGACCTCGGCGACCTGGAGGCCAGCGACCAGATCTCCGGAACGACCGTCACGGGGACTGTGGGCGACGAACTCGACGCCTACCGGTTCGCTGGCGACCTCGAGTCCGTCGACGTCGACGGCGCCGCCCTCATCACCATCGAGCAGACCAACTGA
- a CDS encoding flippase, whose protein sequence is MSAGADENISALLSSATLVLLGGLVYSGSTLVERVVIGRLLTPEAFGEASIGIAIVRLGATLAMLGFGQGIARYITRFDDSADRRGVWVSAVAVVGVATIAVTALLYANAAEIAALLFESPDSPRVVQTFVLALPFLVGMRLGLGGIRGMEHTVYRTIARDLLFPLGRIALIVALVAVGYDLVAVGYAYLVAAAASCVVAHYLLHRLLPLVGQFQTHARELLRFSAPLVVASILGQLLTRTDTIMLGALTSSHEVAMFNAARPLAGGILMVLSSFGFLYLPMMSRLDAGSEREQMDRIYQTTTKWIYVVTFPAFLTFVMFPADVLRVFFGPAYTGGAPALVILSIGFFANAILGRNRETLSALGLTTYLLVSNTLAFTVNVAANLLLIPHYGLVGAAVASAASFLVMNAVVSGILLVGYDISPFSSWSVRAYVVLPLTLFPPAYALSKFITLTAVTLVPFLVAAGAATVAVVSLAGCLQSEDWIALEFVEDQIGLQVPYVRRYLPQR, encoded by the coding sequence ATGAGCGCCGGCGCGGACGAGAACATCTCCGCGCTGTTGTCGAGTGCGACGCTGGTCCTTCTCGGCGGCCTCGTCTACTCCGGGTCGACGCTCGTCGAACGGGTCGTCATCGGTCGCCTGCTCACGCCCGAGGCGTTCGGCGAGGCGAGCATCGGCATCGCCATCGTCCGCCTCGGCGCGACCCTCGCGATGCTGGGGTTCGGCCAGGGAATCGCACGCTACATCACGCGGTTCGACGACTCCGCCGACCGGCGCGGCGTCTGGGTCAGCGCGGTCGCCGTGGTCGGCGTCGCAACCATCGCCGTGACGGCGCTCTTGTACGCCAACGCCGCCGAAATCGCTGCCCTCCTGTTTGAGAGCCCGGACTCCCCGCGCGTCGTCCAGACGTTCGTCCTCGCGCTCCCGTTCCTCGTCGGGATGCGACTCGGCCTCGGCGGCATCCGCGGCATGGAACACACTGTCTACCGGACCATCGCCCGGGATTTGCTGTTCCCGCTCGGCCGGATCGCGCTCATCGTGGCGCTCGTGGCGGTCGGCTACGACCTCGTCGCGGTCGGGTACGCGTACCTCGTCGCCGCCGCCGCGTCCTGTGTCGTTGCACACTACCTCCTGCACCGCCTCCTCCCGCTCGTCGGACAGTTCCAGACGCACGCGCGAGAACTGCTCCGCTTTTCCGCGCCCCTCGTGGTCGCCAGCATCCTCGGCCAGTTGCTCACCCGGACGGACACCATCATGCTCGGCGCGCTCACCAGCAGCCACGAGGTCGCGATGTTCAACGCCGCGCGTCCGCTCGCGGGCGGCATCCTGATGGTGCTGTCGTCGTTCGGGTTCCTCTACCTCCCGATGATGTCCCGCCTCGACGCGGGGTCAGAGCGCGAGCAGATGGACCGCATCTACCAGACCACGACGAAGTGGATATACGTCGTCACGTTCCCCGCGTTCCTGACGTTCGTGATGTTTCCGGCGGACGTGTTGCGCGTGTTCTTTGGCCCGGCCTACACCGGCGGCGCGCCCGCGCTGGTCATCCTCTCCATCGGCTTCTTCGCGAACGCGATACTCGGCCGGAACCGGGAGACGCTGTCCGCGCTCGGCCTGACGACGTACCTCCTCGTGAGCAACACGCTCGCGTTCACGGTCAACGTCGCCGCGAACCTGTTGCTCATCCCGCACTACGGACTCGTCGGCGCGGCAGTGGCGTCGGCCGCCTCGTTTCTCGTGATGAACGCCGTCGTCTCGGGTATCCTGCTCGTCGGCTACGACATCTCGCCGTTCTCGTCGTGGTCCGTCCGAGCGTACGTGGTGCTTCCGCTGACGCTGTTCCCCCCGGCTTACGCGCTCTCGAAGTTCATCACGCTGACGGCGGTCACGCTGGTGCCGTTCCTGGTCGCTGCCGGCGCCGCGACCGTCGCAGTGGTCTCGCTGGCGGGCTGTCTCCAGTCGGAAGACTGGATCGCCCTGGAGTTCGTTGAGGACCAGATCGGCCTCCAGGTGCCGTACGTCCGCCGGTATCTCCCCCAGCGGTGA